The genomic region TTCGGTGGCGATTTGCGCCGTCGGAGTTTTGAACCTGCTGGTGTTTTATGGTCATCTGCCGTGGATAGCGCTTAGCCTGTCTTCGCTGTTTGCTTTTTATGGCGTGATTCGCAAACTTGTCCCGGCCGATCCGATTGCCGGTCTTTTTGTTGAATGCGCGCTGCTCGCACCGATGTCGCTGGGTTATATGATCTGGCTTGACAGTCATGGCGGGTCGGCATTTGGCACCATCGGATTCACGCAAGACGCACTTTTGATTGGCCTTGGGGTCTGTACTGCCGTGCCGCTTGTACTGTTTGCCTATGCGGCGCGCAACATGAAGTTTTCCGCCCTTGGGCTGATGCAGTACCTCAATCCGACGCTGCAGTTCTTTGTCGCGGTCCTGGTTTTCGGCGAAACCTTTACCCAGGCGCACATGATCACCTATGGGTTGGTCTGGATCGGCTTGGCGATTTTCACATGGGACAACCTGCGCACCGCGCAGCAAAATCGCGCCAAGAGTTGACAGAACCGCAGGTTCCAGCCATATCTTCGCCCATAAAAGTTTAACCTGAATTCGCGGCCCGAACAGAGCCGCCCAAGCCAAGGACAATCATCATGACCGACAATCCGGTATTCGAACGCATCCAGAAAGACGTCAATGACAATGACGTCGTCCTGTTCATGAAGGGCACCGCAATGTTCCCGCAGTGCGGTTTCTCTGCCGCTGTTGTTCAGGTCCTGGCTGAGCTTGGCGTTCAGTTCAAAGATATCAACGTTCTGGTCGACCCGGCGATCCGTCAGGGCATCAAGGACTTCTCCAACTGGCCGACCATTCCGCAGCTTTACGTCAAGGGCGAGTTCCTTGGTGGTTGCGACATCGTGCGTGAAATGGCCGCCAGCGGCGAGCTGTCCCAGCACCTGAAAGACAAGGGCGTTGCCGTCGCTGCCTAAGGCGCGATAGCCAAACCCAATCAAAACGCGCTGCGCAGGTTTTCTGCCAGCGCGTTTTTTGTGCCCGGACCATCGCAAAACTCGCCAAATGCGATCATATCCCGCGCGCGACAAAACTATTTCTTGATGGTTTATCTGCTATTCCCCATCTTTAGGGCATGCTGCAATTTGCGCCACAGGGGAAGTCACAGGCATGAAACCGGCAATCAAAACAATGGCATGTTTTGCGATCTGGCTGTTTGCAATCTGGTTTGCCTTGCCCATCCCGCCCACAGCAGCACAGATGGCGGCTGTTACCGCCCTGAGCGGATCAGAGGGCGGATCAGAAGACGGATCAGAACCCACCACAGAACTTCCCGAAGACGGGGTGGTTGCCGAAACCTTCAGCTATTATGGCTTCCTTGAAGAGGGTGTCACCCGCACCCAGGCCCGCATTGCCGAAACCATGTCCGGCCTTGATGCCTTTCCAGAAGAACTCGATGCCACACGGGCCTTGCTGTCGACCGATTTCGGCCAGACCGGCCTGATGCGCATTTTGCTGTTTACCGTCATTTTCG from Thalassospira indica harbors:
- the grxD gene encoding Grx4 family monothiol glutaredoxin; translated protein: MTDNPVFERIQKDVNDNDVVLFMKGTAMFPQCGFSAAVVQVLAELGVQFKDINVLVDPAIRQGIKDFSNWPTIPQLYVKGEFLGGCDIVREMAASGELSQHLKDKGVAVAA
- the rarD gene encoding EamA family transporter RarD → MSTQEKPALIGPGPLAGLAAFTIWGTFGIYFKLVGFAGPVEILSHRIIWSAILTLLLVFVLGRRKQLWALISSAKTIGYLFLSSVLIAGNWIIYIWAVNNAHALEASLGYYIMPLVMLILARVFFGEKLNRIQLVSVAICAVGVLNLLVFYGHLPWIALSLSSLFAFYGVIRKLVPADPIAGLFVECALLAPMSLGYMIWLDSHGGSAFGTIGFTQDALLIGLGVCTAVPLVLFAYAARNMKFSALGLMQYLNPTLQFFVAVLVFGETFTQAHMITYGLVWIGLAIFTWDNLRTAQQNRAKS